The Roseococcus microcysteis genome contains a region encoding:
- a CDS encoding ABC transporter ATP-binding protein, with translation MIVLDGVSKAYRARDGSRKPILRDVSIAFPPGRNVGILGGNGAGKSTLLRLIAGSEAPDAGRIERRCRVSFSMGFSGTFHGGLSGRENLLFLSRLYGASPREVLDFVADFAELGPWLDMPIETYSSGMVAKLAFGLSLAIDFDVYLVDEITEVGDARFRAKSSQAFRERLTRSSLILVSHSSATIRALCDCCAILDGGSLTPYDTVDEAMAAYAALMGVSHA, from the coding sequence ATGATCGTGCTGGACGGCGTCAGCAAGGCCTACCGGGCGCGCGACGGCAGCCGAAAGCCCATCCTGCGCGATGTCAGCATCGCCTTCCCGCCCGGACGCAATGTCGGCATCCTGGGCGGCAACGGGGCGGGCAAGTCCACCCTGCTGCGCCTGATCGCGGGCAGCGAGGCGCCCGATGCCGGGCGGATCGAGCGCCGCTGCCGCGTCTCCTTCAGCATGGGCTTCTCGGGCACCTTCCATGGCGGGCTGTCGGGGCGGGAGAACCTGCTCTTCCTCTCCCGCCTCTACGGGGCATCCCCGCGGGAGGTGCTGGATTTCGTGGCCGATTTCGCGGAACTCGGCCCTTGGCTCGACATGCCGATCGAGACCTACTCCTCCGGCATGGTGGCCAAGCTCGCCTTCGGGCTGTCGCTCGCCATCGATTTCGACGTCTATCTGGTGGACGAGATCACGGAGGTGGGCGATGCGCGCTTCCGCGCCAAATCCTCCCAGGCCTTCCGCGAGCGGCTGACGCGCTCCTCGCTCATTCTCGTCTCACACAGCAGCGCCACCATCCGCGCGCTGTGCGATTGCTGCGCCATTCTGGATGGCGGTTCCCTCACCCCCTATGACACGGTGGACGAGGCCATGGCCGCCTATGCGGCGTTGATGGGGGTCTCCCATGCTTGA
- a CDS encoding ABC transporter permease has protein sequence MIRDGTGQEDPAALASLVREDRADEARARIAAAMARGEDGPALRLAALLLGAAAPRGEAWTPEALAPLLRAPFPAEPAGRLAGALDRMAEAPGAEFPRIEAACLLLQAEEPHWAEQAMLPLWPEAGTGPLFARVLSGIWSVLGRQRLAIEAAEAAVRLDPRAEEYLIHLAGLRLQQGAPGAALLAAGRAIGLAPEHAVAWRMASAAHLALGQVEEAIAASRRAASLSADQVGFAEEVLVSSGAEALNREHAPPPVHIEAPRRETPAWARLPASLPPRPRVAWGPLLRTRARIVDALMLREARTQFTHSRLGYAWSLFEPITHVFILFVAIGLMGGSRAPIGDSLPVFYMTGVLPYLFFCHVTERGMHMARDSRVLLSVPVVTLGDIAAARLLLRAATDVVVFLVTLTAFIAMGFARLPDDPLSLLAAYVVLFLLASGIALANMVLSELSELPERIWTVSLRGLYFVSGIFYHPNMMPAGIREWALWNPLLHALEWVRQAYYPLYVSPYLDTGYLLRWSLASMLLGGLLVAAFHRRLRGAT, from the coding sequence GTGATCCGCGACGGCACCGGCCAGGAAGACCCTGCGGCACTCGCATCCCTGGTGCGGGAGGACCGCGCTGACGAGGCGCGCGCGCGCATCGCGGCGGCGATGGCGCGGGGCGAGGATGGACCCGCCCTGCGTCTTGCCGCGCTGCTGCTGGGCGCGGCCGCGCCGCGGGGCGAGGCCTGGACGCCTGAGGCGCTGGCGCCCCTGCTGCGTGCCCCCTTCCCGGCCGAACCCGCCGGACGGCTGGCCGGTGCCCTCGATCGCATGGCGGAGGCCCCAGGCGCGGAGTTCCCGCGCATCGAAGCCGCCTGCCTGCTGCTCCAGGCCGAAGAGCCGCATTGGGCCGAGCAGGCCATGCTGCCGCTCTGGCCTGAAGCCGGCACCGGGCCGCTTTTCGCCCGCGTGCTGAGCGGCATCTGGTCCGTGCTGGGCCGGCAGCGCCTGGCCATTGAGGCGGCGGAGGCGGCGGTGCGCCTCGACCCGCGCGCCGAGGAATATCTCATCCACCTGGCCGGGCTGCGCCTGCAACAGGGGGCACCCGGCGCGGCGCTGCTGGCGGCGGGGCGCGCCATCGGCCTGGCACCGGAGCATGCCGTGGCCTGGCGCATGGCCTCCGCCGCGCATCTGGCGCTGGGCCAGGTGGAGGAGGCCATCGCCGCCAGCCGCCGCGCCGCCTCCCTCTCGGCCGACCAGGTGGGTTTCGCGGAGGAGGTGCTGGTCTCCAGCGGCGCCGAGGCGCTCAACCGCGAACACGCGCCGCCGCCCGTCCACATCGAGGCGCCACGCCGCGAGACGCCCGCCTGGGCCCGCCTGCCCGCCAGCCTGCCGCCACGGCCCCGCGTCGCATGGGGCCCGCTGCTGCGCACGCGCGCGCGCATCGTGGACGCGCTGATGCTGCGCGAGGCGCGCACGCAATTCACCCATAGCCGGCTGGGCTATGCCTGGTCCCTGTTCGAGCCCATCACCCACGTCTTCATCCTGTTCGTCGCCATCGGCCTCATGGGCGGGAGCCGGGCGCCGATCGGCGACAGCCTGCCCGTCTTCTACATGACGGGCGTTCTGCCCTACCTCTTCTTCTGCCATGTGACCGAACGCGGCATGCACATGGCGCGCGACAGCCGGGTGCTGCTCTCGGTGCCGGTGGTGACACTGGGCGACATCGCGGCCGCGCGCCTGCTGCTGCGCGCGGCCACCGATGTGGTGGTCTTCCTCGTGACGCTCACGGCCTTCATCGCCATGGGCTTCGCGCGCCTGCCGGATGATCCGCTCTCGCTGCTCGCGGCCTATGTGGTGCTGTTCCTGCTGGCCAGCGGGATCGCGCTGGCGAACATGGTGCTGAGCGAGTTGAGCGAGCTGCCTGAACGGATCTGGACCGTCTCGCTGCGCGGCCTCTATTTCGTCTCGGGCATCTTCTACCATCCGAACATGATGCCGGCCGGCATCCGCGAATGGGCGCTGTGGAACCCGCTGCTCCACGCGCTGGAATGGGTGCGGCAGGCCTATTATCCGCTCTATGTCTCGCCCTATCTCGACACCGGCTACCTGCTGCGCTGGTCGCTGGCGTCCATGCTGCTGGGCGGGCTGCTGGTGGCGGCCTTCCACCGACGGCTGCGGGGGGCGACATGA